The Quercus robur chromosome 3, dhQueRobu3.1, whole genome shotgun sequence DNA segment GAAAAGGGGGACCAAAAGACTTCCAGCCCAATCCTGTTGAGCCtaacttatttaaaaagacatccgaggaggaatgtctcctcggacacaCAAATACGGGCCCAATGTGCGCCCCATCCACAGTGAAGAACCATCCCAAACAAACGTGGGTAGTAGGGTGAGCCTTACATAgcaggaagaaagaagaaaatgtaagacGTCCAGGGAGAAACCataactgccgcattaaatgcaaggaagttacttttccagccgcattaatgtggagaagacaggcgaacagtgttacattggccaatgcaactcacaggaagataaggtggatgtccgatggAACAAgtactcaagtgaaggtccagatggttaacaagtgtaagactcttatcaatttaaggaggctatataagagaaggaaatccccatgaagaagggatcGGAAAAGTTcaggagagaaaagaagagagagagagagagaagaattcTGTAGCCTTTAATCATAATAAGAGGTGCACgcatacgtctcctcggaccgagTATCCTGTGGACAAAGGAGATATTCTCATATTCAGACTGTTGCATGGCATACAATTAATTAACGTTCACTTCGTCTagccctagttctgtaacccgctctctacaaatttattgtctAGTCTTTAGGGCTAGAACCACTTACTTGCtaggcctgggccccaaaaaccgcccatacatatatatatatatatatatataatttaaatagtataattgtgattgtttttaattgtaaccATGCATATGCAAAGCTACACACTAGTAAAAAATAAGAAGCAagcaaaaatattaacaaaaaatgtCCATTTCCTCAAGAATCAAGATATGTTGAATAGactaggcttttttttttttttttttttgagaaacagataGATATTATTATTGAATCAGGAATCAATTAATTTTCGGTTCACATCAGTTTCTTATTAgctaaatattattattattattattattattattttgatagaATATTAGCTAAATATTATGATTACACACTGATACGATCATTTGTTTTAGCACAATACCTTCTTTGGTTGGGAATAAAAATAAGATTCAACAGCGTTTATTCTTAAGAGAATATCCACAGCGGAGAAGGAATAGCTGCCAAATTTTCGGAGAGgatcaataattaattaattatggtGATAGGTGTCGGTAAAGATTTCACTTGTTCAAAAAGCACATTCTACACTGCAACACGAGTAACATTAAAATGTCGACATCCTTGGACCACGACCAAAAGCCGAATGGCCTATTGATATTGTCCCCCCTTCATAATGCAATCTTATCCAACTTAACCTTAGCTCCCAGGTTAGGTTACCACAGGTCCACATGCTTTAGTACTGTATACAATCAACACTAAAAAAGAGATGTTTGATTCACCGTGCTGTTACATTACTTTATAATATTACgttattgtaattttatattaatgtaattttagtataagaatataatattatattgtttaaaaaagtgataaaattaagatgatatgatatattttgtaattttaaattaaagtaatattaaaaaaaaattaaataaaccaaaaaccttAATGTCACATCATTGTAATGTGCATTACATAATCATAATATGCATCATATTAAGAGCACATTACAATGAACCAATCGCCACTAAAGGCACATCACAACATCACAATCGCACCTCCTCCTCCTTTAGAAGCTTTAAAGTGGCAAAAGCTTCAAGGTCTCTAAATCTACTTTCTAAACCAATCTAGTAATAGAATGGCCTTGGCCCTTGGTGACCACTGCTTAACATTCCAGTTGGTAGCAAGTGATCTAATAAGTCTCCAGAATTAACATCTTACAGGCTACAACAAGTATTCGAAAGAAAACGAGCACAATACTTCACGAAATATTACAAGATTTAACCACAAATTTATCtcataaccaaaaaataaatatggatcAAGACATCCTACAATAGCAGGTTGTCTGAAAAACTAGATCACATACCTTGGGAGCATGAAAGCTTCCttatacaaaacaaaatactaCAAACGTGATATCTCTAAATAACAACAGCTCAACATGGCAAGTTTCGATTACCGTAAATACCTTCCTATGCAATGAAACATAATAACCAAACCTTAATAAAACTTGAGACTTCATCGGTGCAATTTATTGAGCTATCTGGCTTCAACTATCTCATTCTTTGCCATTGAGCTATCTGGCTTCAACCACCTCATTCTTTGCCATCAGCAGCACGAAGTGAGCCTAGCTGAACTGGAGCCTGAGTTCCAACCACCTTAGATGACCCATAAGTCGACAAGTCAACACCTTGAGCCTTCTCTTTCTCAATCTGCTCCTTGATCCAGAAGTATGTAAATCTCAGCCCATCCTACAACAAGCGAAATCAGATATGCAATTAGTAGCAGAGCAAATTGACACTAAAGAAGGAGACTTTATGAACAAGTCATGGTTTAGaactttattttacaatatacacTTAACAATTACACTAGAGTTGAAGGTAACCTTACTTGACACAAACTTCAGAGTTATTAAGAAACCTCACATAAAGGGAAGTAAATTACTGTTCTATAAGTACCTTCAACTTCATGGTAGGAGCCCAACCAAGTTTCTCTTTGATGAGTGTGTTGTCTGAGTTACGACCCCGGACTCCCTCTGGGCCAGGAATGTGGTGGATAGGGAGCTGCTTGTTCTCAAAGCTAAGCACAATTTCAGCCATTTCATTCATGctaaccatctcatcacttCCAATGTTCACTGGCTCGCGGAAGTCTGACTTCGTCAATCTAAACAAAAAAGTTGATCCGCAAAGGTTAAttcatgagaagtgagaacaTGTAACTTCAGAATCCAATCAAACACGTCAATTTGTATGatacaaacacattttttgtaAGTTTCCAATGTGAAACACAAAACTGGGTACAATAAACTATTATTACCCAGTCAAGGCCGGCCACATGAATAGATTCCTAGCTTTAGTTTCAATAGAAATCTTAGAACAAATTATGCAAAAGTAATCAGTATGGTTATTGACAAGGTAAAAAATATCTTACTGCCTTAAAAGCCTGATCCTATTACAAGTAATATTCAGGAAAACAACACCTTATTTACTTAATTCAACAAGCATTTTgaaataatgtaaaataaatcaCATCAGAGCAACCCCTTAAATATCCAATTTCAAGCTGTTTTCTAAATGGTAATACTCAACTCAACCAATTTCAGGCAAAGCTTTGGTAGGAAATGGAATAAAAATCTACTGTCTACCTTGATACATATTTgtgaatgggaaaaaaaatgtcaacatTACATTAGACAGAAGAATCTCATATATGTAAATACGACCTTCAGCTATACAAGTTACAATATAATGAAGCACTTACCTAAGAACACCTTCTACACATTCATCAATGAAGGTGAATGATCTGGTCTGAAGTCCATCCCCCCACATCTCAAACTTATCGGTGGAAGTTTGAGCCTTTCTACAAAAAGCAGCTGGAGCCTTCTCCCTCCCACCTGTTCAACAGATAttagaaagcaaaaaaattagtaaaaatccAACAAGCAAAGCATATGCATAAGTTTACCACTAAAATCAAGAGCTTACCTTTCCATGTTCCAAAAGGACCATAAATGTTATGGAATCTTCCAACACGGCACTCAATACCAAAATCTTTGGTGTAGTGCTTGCACAACTCCTCTGTTGCAAGCTTCTCTAAGCCATAAGCATCTTGAGGCTAAATCCAGTTGTAAAAGCAAACTCATTAACTAAATCCATAATTTACAAAGGAAAAACTAGTAGATTAAATTTTCTTGACCACTAAGAGTAACAAACCTCAGCAGGCCAGGCATCAGACTCCTTTAGGCTCACATTAGTTTCCAGCTGCTTAAATTCAGGATAGATACAAGCACTAGAGGCATAGAAAAACCTGCACAAACCCagttatatttttagaaacatataATTGTTGAGGTACAAAAATCAACTCTGTACATTTAATGGGGATTTTGCAAGCTATACCATATCCAAGACAACTAACCTCTTAACACCATTAATCCTGCCAGCCTCAAGCATGTTGAAACTGATCATTGTATTGTTATACATGATAACTGAGTGGTTGGACTGAATGAACCCCATGCCACCCATATCAGCAGCAAGATTGAACACATGGTCAACTCCATTAGTGACCTTCAAGCAATTATCCATGACCctcaagtccacaaggtggaatTCATGACAGAACATGTCTTCAGTCATGTGCTCATTCTTCTTCCAATCAGAAGCAATAATGTAGTGACCCTCGCTCTTCAAGCGCCGGGCAATGTGGGAGGCAATAAAACCACCTGCCCCAGTAATAGAAATTCGGAGCTTCTCTGATGGCCAGTATGGTTCCCTCTCAAGGTTCTCATAGGTGTATGCACCATATTTGGCTTCACCAGTACTTCCCATTCTGCAATAATTGGATTTTtcagagaagaaaaatgagtttACAAGGATTAATGGttcaatttaataaatatactgaatagccaaaaaaatttacaactttTTACACCACACAATCCAAAATTGGATACATCAACAACAAAGCAATCCACAAATCATTCAAACTTAAAACACGaaccaaacaaaccaaaagaagAATGCTAACCTACAAAGTTACAAACTTAATACTATATTTCCATTAGTAACCATCAAATTGTAAAATGCAACTTTGAAAACACTATGATTTGAAGAACCACGAGTttaaaacccccaaaaaaaaaaaaaaaaatgaagctgaCAAAAAGGACTAATATGCTGACCCAAATCATAAAGTTACTATTTTAAATCTGTGGAACCAAAttatttagaaaaagaaaaaatggcaGAGCAAAGCAAACACATTTCACTAAGGGAAAAAAATCTTTAATCAGATTTGACAGAATCATATACCCAAAAGTTAATTCTCCAAAGAAAACGAAACTTGCAGACAGACCACATTAACACTTCCTTctcgagaagaaaaaaaaaaaaaagttaccagTGCACATAAGAGAATATACTTatgaataaaacaaacaaataaaaaaaatcattaaaaacaaGGCACGaacatttaataataaataataaagtaaagaaacaaaaaatctaGAAATGTAACGCACAGAGacataatataaacaatttaacacaaacccataaaaatttatACCCTGACTGAGAAAGAAAAGGTTAAGAACTAAACCAAGAACGCATGTGAATCACAAAGAAGAGGGCAGGAAAAACAGAGAGATTGAGAAAAACCCAGAAAGCCCAGATGAGATTCTGACCTGAAAAGCGTTGAAGTTGAGCCTATAGAGCTGTGGAAACAGAGACGGAGAAAATATTGTTGAAGAAGAAATGGTTCAAAGAGAAGCTGAATGGGTATGGTTTTAGAGGAAGTGATGGCCCTGCTATATAAAGAACTTGAGGCCCAGCAGTCAAAGGCCAATCATttcaatagagagagagagagatgtgattttgtggattttttaatttgtattttgattttttttagaaactgatagtatttaattttgatatgcttctttttcagattttttttttttttttttttttttttggagcagTTTTTCTTTTACTAAAAGTCTGTaaatacaaaatacaaggaGTCCTTTTTATTTAGGAGGTTGGATTATTTTAggtacttttttaactgaatATCTTctgttattttaaatattaaattttaagtagtaGTGAGTTTTAATATCTACCtttatttagttagtgagtGATGTGACAGtttcttattaaaacaaaaaaaaagattccaattaaaataataatcaagGTAAGTTAAACCATTTATTTACAATGGCGAACTATGCAATATTTGTGACCTATAtcttaaattaagaaattatttaataaatatttaaatactttaatttaaattttttttaagaaaaaggtaatttaattttattgaactaaatCAAGTTGAAATACATTATCCAAATCACTAGGTAATTCTTCTACCTATGCATCAATGTCTACAAATAAAACTAATCGTTTAGTCATAACGTGGGCCAAGTTAATATTAAATTTGTTATGTTTACCTCAATTcctcataatttaaattaacttattttttctagAAGGATTTACATCAACACATATTAGTAGGCAATTATCtatcaaacttatttttttatttttaagtttaagaTAGATCTTAGTTTAATAGATTAGATAGGATCTTTCCTAAACTTATGTAGTATGTGTCATATGCATAATGCATagaatataattataattatttatgtaaTCGTCATCCTaacctaaattaaaaaaaaaaaaatttgttgatatatattaatttaaatatttattttaaaataataaattttagataCTATATCCTaaatttttctaattaaattcaataatatgaccgtattaattaatataaataatcatttttacaATTAAACTCAATCAGGTGATTCATTTATCCGTATAACCAtattgttgaatttaattaagaaatcaaAGTTATACCAACTAttaatcaaatttgtttttattatctatcaaaaaaaaattgtttttcttaattaatctcaaattaaggtattaattataaaattatgtggTTTAAAATATAACTtgcaaatattttataattgaaaatagGTAGCAATAATAAACAAAGGAAataatt contains these protein-coding regions:
- the LOC126717416 gene encoding GDP-mannose 3,5-epimerase 2, producing the protein MGSTGEAKYGAYTYENLEREPYWPSEKLRISITGAGGFIASHIARRLKSEGHYIIASDWKKNEHMTEDMFCHEFHLVDLRVMDNCLKVTNGVDHVFNLAADMGGMGFIQSNHSVIMYNNTMISFNMLEAGRINGVKRFFYASSACIYPEFKQLETNVSLKESDAWPAEPQDAYGLEKLATEELCKHYTKDFGIECRVGRFHNIYGPFGTWKGGREKAPAAFCRKAQTSTDKFEMWGDGLQTRSFTFIDECVEGVLRLTKSDFREPVNIGSDEMVSMNEMAEIVLSFENKQLPIHHIPGPEGVRGRNSDNTLIKEKLGWAPTMKLKDGLRFTYFWIKEQIEKEKAQGVDLSTYGSSKVVGTQAPVQLGSLRAADGKE